In Streptomyces seoulensis, the following are encoded in one genomic region:
- a CDS encoding LON peptidase substrate-binding domain-containing protein gives MTTARLPLFPLNTALFPGLVLPLSVFEERYRAIMRELLKTPEDEPRRFVVVAIRDGHQLARSATGLPDPDAGTEEPPAGGFGPDPLKALHRVACVADAATIRERPDGTFEVLCTGTTRVKLLSVDDSGSFLTAEVEELPEEPGDEAGALAEGVLHSFQQYQKRLAGAHERSISADSELPDDPSVISYLVAAAMVLDTPTKQRLLQAPDTASRLRDELKLLRAETAIIRSLPSLPAFELTRARTSLN, from the coding sequence GTGACCACCGCCCGCCTGCCTCTCTTCCCGCTGAACACGGCGCTGTTCCCGGGACTCGTGCTGCCGCTGTCCGTCTTCGAGGAGCGGTATCGCGCCATCATGCGCGAGCTGCTGAAGACCCCGGAGGACGAGCCGCGCCGGTTCGTCGTCGTGGCGATCCGCGACGGCCATCAGCTGGCGCGCAGCGCCACGGGCCTGCCGGACCCCGACGCCGGCACCGAGGAGCCCCCGGCGGGCGGCTTCGGCCCCGACCCGCTCAAGGCCCTGCACCGGGTGGCCTGTGTGGCGGACGCCGCGACCATCCGGGAGCGTCCCGACGGCACGTTCGAAGTGCTGTGCACGGGCACCACCCGCGTCAAGCTGCTCTCGGTGGACGACTCCGGGTCGTTCCTCACCGCCGAGGTGGAGGAGCTGCCGGAGGAGCCCGGGGACGAGGCGGGCGCGCTCGCCGAAGGGGTGCTCCACTCCTTCCAGCAGTACCAGAAGCGGCTGGCGGGCGCCCATGAGCGCTCCATCTCCGCCGACTCCGAGCTGCCGGACGACCCCAGTGTGATCTCCTACCTGGTGGCGGCGGCGATGGTGCTGGACACCCCGACCAAGCAGCGGCTCCTCCAGGCCCCGGACACCGCGTCCCGGCTGCGGGACGAGCTGAAACTGCTTCGCGCGGAGACGGCGATCATCCGTAGTCTGCCGTCCCTGCCCGCGTTCGAGCTGACGCGGGCGCGCACCAGTCTGAACTGA
- the ybaK gene encoding Cys-tRNA(Pro) deacylase, translating into MAKKSKKQQAGGTPATVALGAAGVDHTVHAYEHDPAHPSYGEEAAEAMGVSPDRVFKTLVAEVDGALTVAVVPVSGTLDLKALAAAVGGKRAAMADPALAERTTGYVRGGISPLGQRKKLPTVLDESAGAHPTICVSAGRRGLEVELAPADLATLTKAVLAPIGRG; encoded by the coding sequence ATGGCGAAGAAGTCCAAGAAGCAGCAGGCGGGCGGCACGCCCGCCACGGTGGCCCTCGGCGCGGCGGGCGTGGACCACACGGTCCACGCCTACGAGCACGACCCGGCCCACCCCTCCTACGGCGAGGAGGCGGCCGAGGCGATGGGCGTCTCCCCCGACCGCGTCTTCAAGACCCTGGTGGCCGAGGTGGACGGCGCCCTCACGGTGGCCGTGGTCCCGGTCTCCGGCACGCTGGACCTGAAGGCGCTGGCGGCGGCCGTCGGCGGCAAGCGGGCGGCGATGGCCGACCCCGCACTCGCCGAGCGCACCACCGGTTACGTACGCGGCGGCATCTCCCCGCTCGGCCAGCGCAAGAAGCTCCCCACCGTGCTGGACGAGTCGGCCGGCGCCCACCCGACGATCTGCGTCTCGGCGGGCCGGCGCGGTCTGGAGGTCGAACTCGCCCCCGCCGATCTGGCCACCCTGACGAAGGCCGTCCTGGCACCCATCGGCCGGGGCTGA
- a CDS encoding ABC transporter permease, translated as MSVVPAEVLPGGARSVPGQARRAAELGPPVRLWPSLAAVYRAQLSRARVARIPLLFVATFQSVGIAVMMRGVVDSGPEAQAVVAGSSVLVVAYVALNLLSQYFGQLRASGGLDHYATLPVPPAAVVLGAAAAYASFTVPGTLVTAVVGCALFGLPLSNLWVLLAVIPLAGAALSGLGAACGLLAPRPELATLLGQLGMSAALLLGVLPADRMPGIVRLARDLLPSTYGVEAYARTFGPDPDWAVVLADLGVCAGVGVISLAVATRAYRRAAVR; from the coding sequence GTGAGTGTCGTACCCGCCGAGGTCCTGCCGGGCGGCGCGAGGAGCGTGCCGGGACAGGCGCGGCGCGCGGCCGAGCTGGGGCCGCCCGTGCGGCTGTGGCCTTCGCTGGCCGCCGTCTACCGGGCCCAGCTGTCACGGGCCCGGGTGGCGCGCATCCCGCTGCTGTTCGTGGCGACCTTCCAGTCGGTCGGCATCGCCGTGATGATGCGGGGCGTGGTGGACAGCGGGCCCGAGGCGCAGGCCGTGGTCGCCGGGTCCTCGGTGCTGGTCGTCGCCTATGTGGCGCTGAACCTGCTCTCGCAGTACTTCGGCCAGTTGCGGGCCAGCGGCGGGCTCGACCACTACGCCACGCTGCCGGTGCCGCCGGCCGCCGTGGTGCTGGGCGCGGCGGCCGCGTACGCCTCCTTCACCGTGCCGGGGACGCTGGTCACCGCGGTCGTGGGCTGCGCGCTGTTCGGGCTGCCGCTGTCCAACCTGTGGGTGCTGCTGGCGGTGATCCCGCTGGCCGGGGCCGCGCTGTCCGGGCTCGGTGCCGCCTGCGGGCTGCTCGCCCCGCGCCCCGAACTCGCCACGCTGCTCGGCCAGCTCGGCATGTCGGCGGCGCTGCTGCTCGGCGTGCTGCCCGCCGACCGGATGCCCGGCATCGTGCGCCTCGCCCGCGACCTGCTGCCCTCGACCTACGGGGTGGAGGCGTACGCGCGCACCTTCGGCCCGGACCCCGACTGGGCGGTGGTCCTCGCTGACCTGGGCGTGTGCGCGGGCGTCGGGGTGATCTCGCTGGCGGTGGCGACCCGCGCCTACCGCAGGGCCGCCGTCCGGTGA